In one Oryza glaberrima chromosome 2, OglaRS2, whole genome shotgun sequence genomic region, the following are encoded:
- the LOC127763903 gene encoding uncharacterized protein LOC127763903, translating into MPLTPLRCLLSTPTHHLYTRTIHLFPIVPVRILEVLVLFLLREAGMKLVWCPEMASKAYIDGVRALAGHDLAGAAADVAELVSAMAGGWNARLVVEAPDSAAPAAAATSLALAAAARRTGGRYALVLPDRDAAAASAAETAEVVVGEADEAMAGLHGVDLLVVDARRRDAAAVLRAARPGARGMVVVRHGDGRQRGAKDLAASMAAGTRVVRSVYLPIGKGVEVLHVGVGKGPSLQNHRDRRSTSRWIRHVDHDTGEEHVFRRQ; encoded by the coding sequence ATGCCCCTAACCCCACTCCGCTGCCTATTGTCAACGCCCACGCATCACTTATACACGCGCACCATCCATCTCTTTCCCATTGTCCCCGTCCGTATACTAGAGGTACTTGTTCTTTTCCTTCTTCGCGAAGCAGGGATGAAGCTGGTGTGGTGCCCGGAGATGGCGTCCAAGGCGTACATCGACGGCGTCAGGGCGCTGGCCGGCCACGACctggccggcgccgcggcggacgtGGCGGAGCTCGTGtcggccatggccggcggctGGAACGCGCGGCTCGTCGTCGAGGCGCCGGACTCCGCGGCTCCGGCGGCAGCCGCCACGAGCCTCGCGCTGGCCGCAGCCGCGCGGCGCACGGGCGGGCGCTACGCCCTCGTGCTGCCGGACCGGGATGctgcggcggcctcggcggcggaaaCGGCCGAAGTCGTTGTCGGGGAGGCGGACGAGGCGATGGCGGGGCTACACGGCGTGGACCTCCTGGTGGTCGACGCGCGGAGgagggacgcggcggcggtgctcagGGCAGCCAGGCCCGGGGCCAGAGGCATGGTGGTGGTGCGCCACGGCGACGGGAGGCAGCGCGGCGCCAAGGACCtggcggcgtccatggcggcggggACGCGGGTCGTGCGCTCCGTCTACCTGCCGATCGGCAAGGGCGTCGAGGTCCtgcacgtcggcgtcggcaagGGGCCCAGCCTGCAGAACCACCGTGACCGCCGGAGCACCAGCCGGTGGATCCGCCACGTCGACCACGACACCGGCGAGGAGCACGTCTTCCGGCGGCAGTGA